In Bordetella holmesii ATCC 51541, the following proteins share a genomic window:
- the tkt gene encoding transketolase, whose amino-acid sequence MGMAEIAQALWLGNLRHNPADPAWANRDRFVLSNGHGSMLIYALLHLTGYALSLDEVKNFRQLHSKTPGHPEVGITAGVETTTGPLGQGLANAVGMALAEALLAAEFNRPGHTIVDHHTYVFMGDGCLMEGISHEACSLAGTLKLSKLIGLYDDNGISIDGHVEHWFGDDTAKRFEAYGWNVIRGVDGHDVAAVDAAIKAARAQSEKPTLILCRTVIGKGAPTMAGTHNVHGAPLGNDEIAAARTAMGWSATAFDVPQDVRQAWDCRAAGAAAQDAWQAVFAGYAEAFPTEAAEFSRRMKGELPEGFAAKSQALIAATAAKGETVATRKASQFAITELAGLLPELLGGSADLTGSNFTDWKGVGAVRAAEQGGVHFGRHINYGVREFGMAAIMNGIALHGGYLPFGGTFLTFSDYSRNAIRMAALMKQRVVHVFTHDSIGLGEDGPTHQSIEHASSLRLIPNLSVWRPCDTVETSVAWDYAVMRPASIGMDVHDGGPTALLLSRQNLPFVARDEATLKAVAKGGYVLRDAPQARAAIIATGSEVAIALAAQEALAKEGIAVRVVSMPSTDVFDRQDAAWKRAVLPAGMPRVAVEAGVTAFWHKYVGLDGAVVGIDRYGESAPAGALFKFFGLTTEKVAEAVKQVL is encoded by the coding sequence ATGGGCATGGCGGAAATCGCCCAGGCTCTATGGCTGGGCAACCTGCGCCACAATCCGGCCGATCCGGCCTGGGCCAACCGCGACCGCTTCGTGCTGTCCAACGGCCATGGGTCGATGCTGATCTACGCATTGCTGCACCTGACCGGCTACGCCCTGAGCCTGGATGAGGTGAAGAACTTCCGCCAACTGCACTCCAAAACGCCAGGCCACCCCGAGGTAGGCATTACCGCCGGTGTCGAGACCACCACCGGCCCGCTGGGCCAGGGCTTGGCCAACGCGGTGGGCATGGCGCTGGCCGAGGCGCTGCTGGCCGCGGAGTTCAATCGTCCAGGCCACACCATCGTCGATCACCACACCTATGTGTTCATGGGTGATGGCTGCCTGATGGAGGGCATCTCGCACGAAGCCTGCTCGCTGGCTGGCACGCTCAAGCTGTCCAAACTCATCGGCCTGTACGACGACAACGGTATTTCCATCGACGGCCACGTCGAGCACTGGTTTGGCGACGATACGGCCAAGCGTTTCGAAGCGTATGGCTGGAATGTGATCCGTGGTGTGGATGGCCATGACGTGGCCGCCGTGGACGCGGCCATCAAAGCCGCACGCGCCCAATCCGAAAAGCCCACGCTCATTCTCTGCCGTACCGTCATCGGCAAGGGCGCGCCCACCATGGCCGGGACGCACAATGTGCACGGCGCGCCCCTGGGCAATGACGAGATCGCCGCCGCGCGCACCGCCATGGGCTGGAGTGCCACGGCGTTCGACGTGCCGCAGGATGTCCGTCAGGCTTGGGATTGCCGCGCCGCCGGCGCCGCCGCGCAGGACGCCTGGCAAGCCGTTTTTGCGGGCTACGCCGAGGCGTTCCCGACCGAGGCTGCCGAGTTCTCGCGTCGCATGAAGGGCGAACTGCCTGAAGGGTTTGCGGCCAAGAGCCAGGCGCTCATCGCCGCCACCGCAGCCAAGGGAGAGACGGTCGCCACGCGCAAGGCGTCACAATTTGCGATTACGGAGTTGGCGGGTCTGCTGCCCGAATTGCTGGGCGGCTCGGCCGATTTGACGGGCTCGAATTTCACCGACTGGAAGGGTGTGGGTGCGGTTCGCGCTGCCGAGCAGGGCGGCGTGCATTTTGGCCGCCATATCAACTACGGCGTGCGCGAATTCGGCATGGCTGCCATCATGAATGGCATTGCCCTGCATGGCGGCTACCTGCCTTTTGGCGGCACTTTCCTGACGTTCTCCGATTACTCGCGCAATGCCATCCGCATGGCGGCGTTGATGAAGCAGCGCGTGGTGCACGTGTTCACGCACGACTCGATCGGCCTCGGAGAAGACGGCCCGACTCACCAGTCCATCGAGCATGCCTCCAGCTTGCGCCTGATCCCCAATCTGTCGGTCTGGCGTCCTTGCGATACCGTCGAAACCTCGGTGGCTTGGGATTACGCCGTGATGCGTCCGGCCAGCATCGGCATGGACGTGCACGATGGCGGCCCGACGGCGCTGCTGCTTTCGCGCCAGAACCTGCCCTTTGTGGCGCGCGACGAAGCCACCCTGAAGGCGGTTGCAAAAGGGGGTTACGTCTTGCGTGATGCGCCGCAGGCTCGCGCCGCTATCATCGCAACGGGCTCCGAAGTCGCCATCGCCTTGGCAGCCCAGGAAGCACTGGCCAAGGAAGGTATTGCCGTGCGCGTGGTCTCCATGCCCAGCACCGATGTCTTCGACCGGCAGGATGCCGCCTGGAAGCGCGCCGTGCTGCCCGCGGGCATGCCCCGCGTGGCCGTCGAGGCTGGCGTGACGGCTTTCTGGCACAAGTATGTGGGCCTGGATGGCGCCGTGGTCGGGATCGACCGTTACGGCGAATCGGCCCCGGCCGGTGCCCTGTTCAAGTTCTTCGGCCTGACCACCGAGAAGGTGGCCGAGGCTGTCAAGCAGGTTTTGTAA
- a CDS encoding phosphate acetyl/butaryl transferase family protein, with translation MPESRAPHYERLIERARELPAATCAIAHPCDEASLSSAIEAARLGLLVPILVGPQRKIREVAEQCGLDLTSVEIVDTPHSHASAAAAVERVRCGQASLLMKGSLHTDELMHDVVARDTGLRTGRRISHVFVMDVPSYVEPLFITDAAINIFPDLDTKADIIRNVIELHLGLGLGAPRVAILSAVEQVTRTIPSTLEAAALCKMADRGQIVGGLLDGPLALDNAISLEAAKVKGIVSPVAGRAQVLVVPDLEAGNMLAKNLTFLAGADAAGIVLGARVPIILTSRADSARSRLASCAVAMIYANHLARNAPIQ, from the coding sequence ATGCCAGAATCCCGTGCCCCCCACTACGAACGCCTGATCGAACGCGCGCGCGAGTTGCCTGCCGCCACTTGCGCGATCGCCCACCCTTGCGACGAGGCGTCCCTGAGTTCGGCCATCGAGGCGGCCCGGCTGGGCCTGCTGGTGCCGATTCTCGTCGGTCCGCAACGCAAAATCCGCGAAGTGGCCGAGCAGTGCGGCCTGGACCTGACGTCGGTGGAAATCGTCGATACTCCGCACAGCCATGCTTCGGCGGCTGCCGCGGTCGAACGTGTGCGCTGCGGGCAAGCATCGCTGCTCATGAAAGGCAGTCTGCACACTGACGAACTCATGCATGACGTGGTGGCACGCGACACGGGTCTACGCACCGGGCGGCGGATCAGCCATGTTTTCGTCATGGACGTGCCCAGTTACGTCGAGCCGCTGTTCATCACGGACGCGGCCATCAACATCTTCCCTGATCTGGATACCAAGGCCGACATCATCCGCAATGTGATCGAACTACACCTGGGCTTGGGGCTGGGTGCGCCTCGCGTCGCCATCCTGTCGGCGGTCGAACAGGTCACACGAACCATTCCCAGCACGCTGGAGGCAGCTGCGCTTTGCAAAATGGCCGATCGCGGCCAGATCGTGGGCGGCCTGCTCGACGGTCCATTGGCGCTGGACAATGCCATCAGCCTCGAAGCGGCCAAGGTCAAGGGCATCGTATCGCCCGTAGCTGGCCGCGCCCAGGTCCTGGTCGTCCCCGATCTGGAAGCCGGCAATATGCTGGCCAAGAACCTCACCTTTCTGGCCGGCGCCGATGCTGCCGGCATCGTGCTGGGCGCACGCGTGCCCATCATCCTGACCAGTCGGGCCGACAGCGCACGCTCACGACTGGCCTCGTGCGCAGTAGCCATGATCTACGCCAACCATCTGGCCCGCAACGCTCCGATTCAATGA
- a CDS encoding cupin domain protein — protein sequence MKLQDIPFGVTDWSEVPVTEHPGDTGKALWRTCQFGDIRVRMVEYTPGYLADHWCHKGHILFCLEGELHTELEDGRRFILTPGTSYQVADQAEAHRSSTPVGARLFIVD from the coding sequence ATGAAGCTGCAAGACATCCCTTTTGGCGTGACCGACTGGAGCGAGGTGCCTGTCACCGAACACCCGGGCGACACTGGCAAGGCGCTTTGGCGCACGTGTCAGTTCGGCGACATCCGGGTCCGCATGGTGGAGTACACGCCCGGTTACCTGGCCGATCACTGGTGTCACAAAGGCCATATCCTGTTCTGCCTCGAGGGCGAGCTGCACACCGAACTGGAAGATGGTCGGCGCTTCATCCTGACTCCCGGCACAAGCTATCAGGTAGCCGACCAGGCCGAAGCCCATCGCTCATCCACCCCAGTCGGGGCCCGCCTTTTCATTGTTGATTGA
- the gap gene encoding glyceraldehyde-3-phosphate dehydrogenase, type I, with protein MTIRVAINGYGRIGRNILRAHYENGKKHDIEIVAINDLGDPKTNAHLTRFDTAHGKFPGTVEVEGEYMVVNGDKIRVLANRNPAELPWGELKVDVVLECTGFFTTKEKAGAHLKGGSKKVIISAPGGKDVDATVVFGVNQGVLRAEHTVISNASCTTNCLAPLVKPLNDTLGVETGLMTTVHAYTNDQVLTDVYHEDLRRARSATMSMIPTKTGAAAAVGLVLPELNGKLDGYAIRVPTINVSIVDLTFIAKRDTTVEEVNSILKTAAEGELKGILNYNTEPLVSVDFNHNPASSNFDATLTKVSGKLVKVSSWYDNEWGFSNRMLDTTVALMNAK; from the coding sequence ATGACCATTCGCGTCGCTATCAACGGCTACGGCCGCATTGGCCGCAACATCCTGCGTGCCCACTACGAAAACGGCAAGAAGCACGATATCGAAATCGTTGCCATCAATGACCTTGGCGACCCCAAGACCAACGCGCACCTGACGCGCTTTGACACGGCTCACGGCAAGTTTCCGGGCACTGTCGAAGTCGAAGGCGAGTACATGGTCGTCAATGGCGACAAAATCCGCGTGCTGGCCAATCGCAATCCGGCCGAGTTGCCGTGGGGCGAACTCAAGGTTGACGTCGTGCTCGAATGCACGGGCTTTTTCACCACCAAGGAAAAAGCTGGCGCGCACCTCAAGGGCGGCTCCAAGAAAGTCATCATCTCCGCGCCCGGCGGCAAGGATGTGGACGCCACCGTCGTGTTCGGCGTGAATCAAGGCGTGCTGCGTGCCGAGCACACCGTCATCTCCAATGCATCGTGCACCACCAACTGCCTGGCTCCGCTGGTCAAGCCGTTGAACGACACGCTGGGCGTTGAAACCGGCTTGATGACCACGGTCCATGCCTATACCAATGACCAGGTTCTGACCGACGTCTACCACGAAGATCTGCGCCGTGCCCGTTCGGCCACCATGAGCATGATCCCGACCAAGACCGGCGCTGCTGCGGCAGTCGGCCTGGTGCTGCCCGAACTCAACGGCAAGCTGGACGGTTACGCCATCCGCGTTCCGACCATCAACGTGTCCATCGTCGACCTGACCTTCATCGCCAAGCGCGACACCACGGTCGAAGAAGTCAACAGCATCCTCAAGACGGCCGCCGAAGGCGAACTCAAGGGTATCCTGAACTACAACACCGAGCCGCTGGTGTCGGTGGACTTCAACCACAACCCGGCGTCGAGCAACTTCGATGCCACCCTGACCAAGGTCTCGGGCAAGCTGGTGAAAGTGTCGTCCTGGTACGACAACGAGTGGGGTTTCTCCAACCGCATGCTCGACACCACTGTCGCGCTGATGAACGCCAAGTAA
- a CDS encoding phosphoglycerate kinase family protein, whose amino-acid sequence MSKVNTLSALAKEGKLAGKRVFIRADLNVPFDDSGRISEDTRIRASVPGIRLALDAGAAVMVTSHLGRPKEGVLTEADSLARVAQRLSEVLGMPVPLQQNWVDGVQVEPGRVVLLENCRVNVGEKKDDEDLSRKMSALCDVYVNDAFGTAHRAEATTHGIARFAPIACAGPLLEAELDALGRALHDPKRPLVAIVGGSKVSTKLSILQALAGKVDQLVVGGGIANTFMLAAGLPIGKSLAEPDQIAQARAVIDIMAERGAAVPIHTDVVCAKSFGAEAQASTKAASDVADDDMILDIGPQTAQTLAEILEKAGTIVWNGPVGVFEFDQFANGTKVVAQAIADSEGFSIAGGGDTLAAIAKYHIGDKVGYISTGGGAFLEFLEGKSLPAVAVLQERAV is encoded by the coding sequence ATGTCCAAAGTGAACACTCTGTCCGCCCTGGCCAAGGAAGGCAAGCTGGCCGGCAAGCGCGTTTTTATTCGCGCCGACCTGAACGTGCCGTTCGATGACTCCGGGCGCATCAGCGAAGACACCCGCATCCGCGCGTCGGTGCCTGGCATTCGCCTGGCGCTGGATGCCGGTGCGGCGGTGATGGTGACATCGCACCTGGGGCGCCCCAAGGAAGGCGTGCTCACCGAAGCAGACTCGCTCGCCCGTGTCGCGCAGCGCCTGTCGGAAGTGCTGGGCATGCCCGTGCCTTTGCAGCAGAACTGGGTCGACGGTGTGCAGGTCGAGCCCGGCCGAGTGGTCCTGCTGGAGAATTGCCGCGTCAACGTGGGCGAAAAGAAAGACGACGAAGATTTGTCGCGCAAGATGTCCGCGCTATGCGACGTCTATGTCAATGATGCCTTTGGTACGGCGCATCGCGCCGAAGCAACAACGCATGGCATCGCCCGCTTCGCGCCCATTGCCTGCGCCGGGCCCTTGCTTGAAGCCGAACTCGATGCGCTGGGCCGTGCGTTGCATGACCCCAAACGCCCCTTGGTGGCCATTGTCGGCGGCTCCAAAGTGTCGACCAAGCTGTCCATTCTGCAGGCCTTGGCTGGCAAAGTGGATCAACTGGTGGTGGGCGGTGGCATTGCCAATACCTTCATGTTGGCGGCGGGATTGCCTATTGGTAAATCGCTGGCTGAACCAGACCAGATCGCCCAGGCGCGCGCCGTGATCGACATCATGGCCGAGCGCGGCGCGGCGGTGCCGATTCACACCGACGTCGTGTGCGCCAAATCGTTTGGCGCCGAGGCCCAGGCCAGCACCAAGGCCGCGAGCGATGTCGCCGACGATGACATGATCCTGGATATCGGTCCGCAGACAGCCCAGACGCTGGCGGAGATCCTCGAGAAGGCGGGCACCATCGTCTGGAATGGCCCGGTCGGCGTGTTCGAGTTCGATCAGTTCGCCAATGGGACCAAAGTGGTGGCCCAGGCGATTGCCGACTCCGAGGGCTTTTCGATTGCCGGCGGAGGCGACACGCTGGCGGCCATCGCCAAATACCACATCGGCGACAAGGTCGGCTATATCTCGACTGGCGGCGGCGCCTTCCTGGAGTTCCTGGAAGGTAAGTCACTGCCGGCGGTCGCCGTACTGCAGGAGCGTGCGGTCTGA
- a CDS encoding enoyl-(Acyl carrier ) reductase family protein has product MKALAGKRGLITGIANGNSIAWGCAKAFRAMGAELAITYLNDKALPHVEPLARQLDTTLLMPLDLNQSGQLEAVF; this is encoded by the coding sequence ATGAAAGCGCTTGCTGGAAAACGCGGTCTGATCACCGGTATCGCCAACGGCAACTCCATCGCCTGGGGTTGTGCCAAAGCCTTCCGCGCCATGGGAGCCGAACTGGCCATCACCTATCTGAATGACAAGGCCCTCCCCCATGTCGAGCCGCTGGCCCGCCAACTCGATACGACGCTGCTCATGCCGCTGGACCTGAATCAATCAGGCCAGCTCGAAGCCGTTTTCTAA
- a CDS encoding sulfate transporter family protein, producing the protein MTARSARQDAMAGLSVAAVALPVGLAYASMMGLPAASGLWAAIAGMLGYAVFGASRTLVVGPDTATCTLIAATLTGLSIVDPQARLAAAAGMAVVVGLGCLLARMFRLGVLANLLSRPVLVGYMAGVAITLACSQLGTLTGAGPRPDDLLRPFEAVTRLITRAQPATLILGLLCCTALAAQRVWRPRWPGAIILVAVTCLLSWLLDFPKLGVAVVGDVPAGLPAFTLPEDFRNVPGFLLGAAGVLLVSFSSGIVTARSFATVSGEEVEANRELVGLGASNLASGLFQGFVVTGADSRTAVSLAAGASSPLASVVAALTLAVVLSVATGLLYWLPQATLAVILLFAAMHLFQWGAFVQLARISRAELGFAMLAAVGVVIFGVLGGVITAVTATLMYVMYVTANPRDALLGRLPGDRALCKLHLNPTAEPVPETVIWLFESSIWFFNADAFRRRARDVVSLAGNARWFILDAEAMTHADADAVDALFTLKRELQARDTVMMIAGGHGLFRTAMERSGLIEAVGAERVFVSVEQAVAAIERHSVPV; encoded by the coding sequence ATGACTGCCCGCTCCGCACGTCAGGATGCGATGGCCGGTTTGAGTGTGGCAGCCGTGGCGCTGCCGGTTGGCCTGGCCTATGCCAGCATGATGGGCCTGCCTGCCGCCAGCGGTTTGTGGGCCGCCATTGCCGGCATGCTGGGTTATGCCGTGTTCGGCGCGTCGCGCACCCTCGTCGTCGGTCCTGACACCGCGACCTGCACACTCATTGCCGCCACCCTGACCGGGCTGTCCATCGTGGACCCGCAAGCGCGTCTGGCAGCGGCAGCCGGCATGGCCGTCGTGGTGGGGTTGGGCTGCTTGCTGGCGCGCATGTTTCGCCTGGGCGTGCTGGCCAACCTGCTGTCGCGACCCGTGTTGGTGGGGTATATGGCAGGCGTGGCCATCACACTGGCGTGCTCCCAATTGGGCACGCTGACCGGAGCCGGGCCGCGACCCGACGATCTGTTGCGGCCGTTCGAGGCCGTCACGCGGCTCATCACCCGAGCGCAACCCGCCACGCTGATCCTGGGGCTGCTTTGCTGCACGGCCCTGGCCGCGCAACGGGTGTGGCGGCCGCGCTGGCCAGGCGCCATCATTCTGGTCGCCGTGACCTGCCTGCTGTCCTGGTTGCTGGACTTTCCCAAACTGGGCGTGGCCGTAGTGGGCGATGTGCCTGCGGGCTTACCCGCTTTTACGCTGCCGGAAGATTTCCGCAATGTTCCCGGGTTTTTGTTGGGGGCAGCGGGTGTTTTGCTAGTGAGTTTTTCCAGCGGTATCGTCACGGCACGCAGTTTTGCCACGGTCAGTGGCGAAGAGGTCGAAGCCAACCGCGAACTGGTTGGGCTGGGGGCATCCAATCTGGCTTCCGGACTTTTCCAGGGGTTCGTCGTAACAGGCGCGGATTCGCGCACTGCGGTCAGCCTGGCCGCGGGAGCGAGCTCGCCCCTGGCCAGTGTCGTGGCCGCACTGACATTGGCGGTGGTTCTCAGCGTGGCCACGGGGCTGCTCTACTGGTTGCCGCAAGCCACCCTGGCCGTGATTCTGCTCTTTGCTGCCATGCACCTGTTTCAATGGGGAGCGTTCGTGCAATTGGCACGCATTTCCCGCGCAGAGTTGGGCTTTGCGATGCTGGCTGCGGTGGGCGTGGTGATCTTCGGCGTGTTGGGTGGTGTCATCACGGCCGTCACGGCTACGCTGATGTATGTCATGTATGTCACGGCCAATCCGCGCGACGCTTTGCTGGGGCGCCTACCCGGAGATCGCGCGCTGTGCAAACTGCATCTGAATCCCACGGCCGAGCCGGTGCCGGAGACCGTCATCTGGTTGTTCGAATCGTCGATCTGGTTCTTCAATGCGGACGCTTTTCGCCGGCGAGCCCGTGACGTGGTGTCGCTGGCAGGCAATGCCCGATGGTTCATTCTTGACGCTGAAGCCATGACGCATGCCGATGCGGATGCGGTAGACGCTTTGTTCACGCTCAAGCGGGAGCTGCAGGCGCGTGATACGGTCATGATGATTGCCGGAGGCCACGGCCTGTTTCGTACCGCCATGGAGCGCAGTGGCCTGATCGAAGCCGTGGGCGCGGAGCGCGTATTCGTCAGCGTCGAACAGGCTGTCGCAGCCATCGAGCGGCATAGCGTGCCGGTCTGA
- a CDS encoding acetyltransferase family protein, which yields MTVITQANLQDPSHAQAVLDLLDEYARDPMGGSQPLPAYTRSNLIGALARRPGTHVLLAWSQEQPAGLAITFEGFSTFACRPLLNLHDFMVSARFRGQGVGRKLLSALDDLARELGCCKITLEVLQGNEPARALYSQAGYEGYTLDETTGQAQFWQKKLA from the coding sequence GTGACCGTCATCACCCAAGCCAATTTACAGGACCCCAGCCATGCGCAGGCTGTGCTGGACTTGCTGGATGAATACGCCCGTGACCCCATGGGGGGCTCGCAACCGCTACCTGCGTATACCCGGTCAAACCTCATTGGCGCGTTGGCGCGCCGCCCAGGCACGCACGTGCTCCTGGCCTGGTCACAAGAGCAGCCCGCGGGGCTGGCTATCACCTTCGAAGGCTTTTCGACCTTTGCCTGCCGCCCTCTGCTGAATCTGCACGACTTCATGGTCTCGGCCCGCTTCAGAGGCCAGGGCGTCGGCCGCAAACTACTGTCTGCGCTGGACGACCTGGCGCGCGAGCTGGGGTGCTGCAAGATTACGCTGGAAGTGCTGCAAGGCAACGAACCCGCCCGCGCGCTCTATAGCCAGGCCGGCTACGAAGGCTACACCCTGGACGAAACCACCGGCCAGGCTCAGTTCTGGCAAAAGAAACTGGCCTGA
- a CDS encoding alpha/beta hydrolase family protein yields the protein MLYTDVMRQRGNQYLVHMAKHEPNVLAMDSEVLLDAREFQRPVNYMLLRIVPPAETPADPEKRPFLVVDPRAGHGPGIGGFKPESEIGVAVRAGHPCYFASFLPQPTATQTVEDVMRAEARFLEEIIARHPDAEGKPVVVGNCQAGWQIMMTAAMRPELFGPIIVAGAPLSYWAGWRHKNPMRYSGGLLGGSWLTEMTSDMGNGKFDGAWLVQNFENLNPANTLWSKQYNLYSKVDTEAPRYLEFEK from the coding sequence GTGCTCTACACGGACGTCATGCGCCAACGGGGCAACCAGTACTTGGTGCACATGGCCAAGCACGAGCCTAATGTGCTGGCCATGGACTCCGAAGTGCTGCTCGATGCACGAGAGTTCCAGCGTCCCGTCAATTACATGCTCTTGCGCATCGTGCCGCCGGCCGAGACGCCCGCTGACCCCGAAAAACGACCCTTCCTGGTGGTCGACCCGCGCGCCGGACACGGCCCCGGCATAGGCGGCTTCAAGCCCGAAAGCGAAATCGGCGTCGCGGTCCGCGCGGGCCACCCCTGCTACTTCGCGTCGTTCTTGCCCCAACCCACCGCGACCCAGACGGTCGAGGACGTCATGCGCGCCGAAGCGCGCTTTCTCGAAGAAATCATCGCCCGACATCCCGACGCCGAGGGCAAGCCGGTAGTCGTGGGCAATTGCCAGGCCGGCTGGCAGATCATGATGACCGCCGCCATGCGGCCTGAGCTGTTCGGACCCATCATCGTCGCCGGTGCCCCGCTTTCCTACTGGGCAGGCTGGCGCCACAAGAATCCCATGCGTTACTCGGGCGGCCTGCTGGGCGGTTCCTGGCTGACCGAGATGACCAGCGATATGGGCAACGGCAAGTTCGATGGCGCCTGGCTGGTGCAGAACTTCGAGAACCTCAACCCGGCCAATACGTTGTGGAGCAAGCAGTACAACCTGTACTCCAAAGTCGATACCGAAGCGCCGCGTTACCTCGAATTCGAAAAATAG
- the ackA gene encoding acetate kinase — translation MNSQNTILVINAGSSSIKFYLYGISEARELSPILGGQLEGIGTQHSRLVVRDAHGQTMTDRQIAPRHAADVRDAQEVVGTWLSGHLSGSPLAVGHRVVHGGPDLHTPVLVDDAIIDKLKSYTSLAPLHQPNNLAPIQVIRERLPALPQVACFDTAFHRTHSAVADRYAVPETMYQEGVHRYGFHGLSYEYVAQRLQRALPDLKGGKIVAAHLGSGVSACAMLDGKSMDSTMGFTALEGLPMGTRPGRLDPGIGLWLMERGMSHDEIQHFLYHECGLKGLSGIGNDMRELEASDAPAARLALDYFAWRVAEGMVGLGCAMNGIDAFIFTAGIGENSASMRARIARHWEWLGVHIDDERNKGHGPRISTEDSKIGVYVVRTNEELIIAQHTLDLVSAR, via the coding sequence ATGAACAGCCAGAACACCATCCTCGTCATCAACGCGGGCAGTTCCAGCATCAAGTTCTATCTGTATGGCATCAGCGAGGCGCGCGAGCTCAGCCCCATCCTGGGCGGACAACTCGAAGGCATAGGCACGCAGCATTCACGCCTGGTGGTGCGCGATGCCCACGGCCAGACCATGACCGATCGACAAATCGCGCCGCGCCACGCCGCGGATGTGCGCGATGCCCAGGAAGTCGTCGGCACCTGGCTCAGTGGCCACCTGAGCGGCTCGCCGCTGGCCGTAGGGCACCGCGTCGTGCATGGTGGTCCCGACTTGCACACTCCGGTGCTGGTCGATGACGCCATCATTGACAAACTCAAAAGCTACACCTCGCTGGCGCCTTTGCATCAACCCAACAATCTGGCTCCCATACAAGTCATCCGCGAGCGGCTGCCCGCGTTGCCTCAAGTGGCCTGCTTCGATACCGCCTTTCATCGCACTCACTCGGCCGTGGCCGATCGATACGCCGTACCCGAGACGATGTATCAGGAAGGTGTGCACCGCTACGGTTTTCATGGCTTGTCATACGAGTACGTGGCGCAGCGTCTCCAGCGCGCCCTGCCCGACCTCAAGGGGGGCAAGATCGTTGCGGCTCATCTCGGGTCGGGCGTCTCGGCCTGCGCCATGCTCGACGGCAAGAGCATGGACAGCACCATGGGCTTTACCGCACTTGAAGGCTTGCCCATGGGCACCCGCCCCGGCCGTCTGGACCCCGGCATCGGGCTCTGGCTCATGGAACGTGGCATGAGCCACGACGAGATCCAGCATTTTCTCTACCACGAGTGCGGGCTCAAGGGCCTGTCCGGCATCGGCAATGACATGCGCGAACTCGAAGCCAGCGATGCGCCGGCCGCACGCCTGGCGCTGGATTATTTTGCCTGGCGGGTGGCCGAGGGCATGGTCGGGTTGGGTTGTGCCATGAACGGCATCGATGCCTTCATTTTCACCGCCGGCATCGGCGAGAACTCCGCGAGCATGCGGGCGCGCATTGCGCGCCACTGGGAATGGTTGGGCGTACACATCGACGACGAGCGCAATAAGGGCCATGGGCCGCGCATCAGCACTGAAGACAGCAAGATAGGCGTGTACGTCGTGCGCACCAATGAAGAACTCATCATTGCGCAGCACACGCTGGATCTGGTTTCGGCACGATGA
- a CDS encoding enoyl-(Acyl carrier ) reductase family protein, translating into MLHAIAYAPRDDLQGRVTDCSRAGFLTAMDISCWSFIRMAHLAEPLMPRGGTLFCMSYYGSEMVVEHYNMMGPVKAALESATCYLAAELGPQGIRVHAISPGPLKTRAASGISGFDDLLYKAQEKAPIRSLVDIDDVGEATAWLATDAARRMTGQTIYIDGGYHIVD; encoded by the coding sequence GTGCTGCACGCCATCGCCTATGCACCTCGAGACGACCTCCAGGGCCGCGTGACGGATTGCTCGCGCGCGGGTTTTCTGACCGCCATGGACATCTCCTGCTGGTCCTTCATCCGCATGGCGCATCTGGCCGAGCCGCTCATGCCTCGCGGCGGCACCCTCTTTTGCATGAGCTATTACGGTTCCGAAATGGTCGTCGAGCACTACAACATGATGGGCCCGGTGAAGGCGGCACTGGAGTCCGCCACGTGCTATCTGGCGGCCGAGCTCGGCCCGCAAGGCATACGTGTCCATGCCATTTCACCCGGTCCCTTGAAGACCCGGGCCGCCAGCGGCATCAGCGGTTTTGACGACTTGCTCTATAAAGCCCAGGAAAAGGCGCCGATACGCAGCCTGGTCGACATCGACGACGTAGGCGAAGCCACGGCCTGGCTGGCCACAGACGCCGCACGTCGCATGACGGGCCAGACCATCTACATAGACGGCGGCTATCACATCGTCGATTGA